Proteins encoded in a region of the Paenibacillus sp. W2I17 genome:
- a CDS encoding extracellular solute-binding protein: MKKRMGSILLSSLLTISLLAGCTGDNEPGNAEPAEGTEPAVQALTEIPLPITSEPFTIDYWRANDAKLTASLNNFGDMAAYKEKEKLTGIKVKFTHPPLGQQRDQFNLLISTKELPDVIYYNWADAVGGPEKMIKDGRIIRLNELIDSYAPNLKRIIESDPDVKKQIALDDGTIYMFPLLKLDALKLNATSGLIMRQDWLDALNLKVPTNIDEWYTVLKAFKEQDPNGNGKSDELPFTGNWGPGNLTKLHDFAAAFGVIGGFQMNGDKVEFGPIQPGYRDFLETMAKWYKEGLIDPEIMTNDGKAFDYKVTSNLAGAYQGGVFSGMGKYFNLMRDTDPNFNVTGVPWPVSPDGTSYATFNLDAKVLTYGEAITASADEDKLKYIVQWMDYNYSEEGSDLFNFGIENDSYVRDGEGVKFTDTIINNPNGLTYDQALASYALSIMDGPINQDSRYLDALLFDDGQRAANAEWMKASSALTLPPIRLSTDEVTTSTSIMSQVNTYLNETMTAIISGQKPITEFDTMAETIKSMDIDRAIEVHQAAYDRYQSK; encoded by the coding sequence GTGAAAAAAAGAATGGGGTCCATCTTGTTGTCATCGCTACTTACCATATCTTTACTGGCGGGCTGTACGGGTGATAATGAACCAGGTAACGCAGAACCAGCAGAAGGAACAGAACCTGCGGTTCAGGCATTAACCGAGATTCCGCTACCGATTACAAGTGAGCCATTTACCATTGACTACTGGCGCGCCAATGATGCCAAATTGACAGCTTCCTTGAACAATTTTGGCGATATGGCGGCTTATAAGGAAAAGGAGAAGCTGACAGGCATCAAAGTGAAATTCACACATCCTCCGCTTGGACAACAGCGAGACCAGTTCAATCTGCTGATCTCCACGAAGGAGCTGCCGGACGTCATTTATTATAACTGGGCGGATGCCGTTGGCGGACCGGAAAAAATGATCAAGGACGGCCGGATCATCCGGTTGAATGAATTGATCGACAGTTATGCACCGAACTTAAAGCGAATTATTGAATCCGATCCGGATGTGAAAAAGCAGATTGCACTCGACGATGGCACGATCTATATGTTCCCGCTGCTGAAGCTGGATGCATTGAAGCTGAATGCCACTTCTGGTTTAATTATGCGCCAGGATTGGCTTGATGCATTAAATCTCAAGGTACCTACCAACATCGATGAGTGGTATACGGTGCTTAAGGCATTCAAGGAACAGGACCCCAACGGAAACGGCAAGTCTGATGAGCTACCATTCACCGGAAACTGGGGACCGGGTAATCTGACCAAGCTTCATGATTTTGCCGCGGCCTTTGGTGTCATTGGTGGCTTCCAGATGAATGGAGACAAGGTGGAGTTTGGACCGATTCAGCCGGGCTACCGTGATTTCTTGGAGACCATGGCCAAGTGGTACAAGGAAGGGCTGATTGATCCCGAGATCATGACCAATGACGGCAAAGCGTTCGACTATAAGGTCACCAGCAATCTGGCAGGCGCATATCAGGGTGGCGTGTTCAGCGGCATGGGGAAATACTTCAATCTGATGAGAGATACGGATCCGAACTTTAACGTGACGGGTGTACCGTGGCCTGTATCTCCGGATGGAACTTCGTATGCAACATTTAATCTGGACGCTAAAGTGTTGACTTATGGTGAGGCTATTACAGCTTCCGCAGACGAAGACAAATTGAAATATATCGTTCAGTGGATGGACTACAACTATAGCGAAGAGGGTAGTGATCTGTTCAACTTTGGTATCGAAAATGACAGCTATGTTCGTGACGGGGAAGGTGTCAAATTCACAGATACCATCATTAATAATCCGAACGGTCTGACGTATGATCAGGCACTGGCTTCCTATGCCTTATCCATTATGGACGGTCCGATCAATCAGGATAGTCGTTATCTGGATGCATTATTATTTGACGATGGACAGCGTGCGGCAAATGCGGAATGGATGAAAGCAAGCTCAGCATTAACGCTTCCTCCAATTCGTTTGTCAACAGATGAGGTGACCACAAGTACGTCCATCATGAGCCAGGTGAATACGTATTTGAATGAAACGATGACTGCCATTATTAGCGGACAGAAACCGATCACCGAATTTGACACCATGGCCGAAACAATCAAGAGCATGGACATTGACCGGGCGATTGAGGTTCATCAGGCTGCGTATGATCGATATCAGTCCAAATAA
- a CDS encoding carbohydrate ABC transporter permease yields MKQSIGERLFDVFNTLLLLVIMVLCFYPMLYVFNSSISDPDQMLRSRSLMLIPEGFQLGAYKSVFQDTRIYTGYMNTLFYVVVGTAINLLMTSLAAYGLSRGDLMGRKTLMKLITFTMFFGGGMIPTFLLIQNLGMVDTRFALIIPGAISTFYFLIMKTNFEGIPISLIESAKLDGANDFLILFRIVLPLSKPILAVMMLYYAVDHWNDYVGPMLYLRSQELYPIQIIMRDILISSSTEAMGAGADTGFAIGENIKYATIIISTLPIMLVYPFIQRYFVQGALIGAVKQ; encoded by the coding sequence ATGAAACAGTCTATAGGGGAACGACTTTTTGATGTATTTAATACACTGCTGCTCTTGGTGATCATGGTTTTATGCTTTTACCCGATGCTGTACGTGTTCAATTCTTCAATCAGCGACCCGGACCAGATGCTGCGTTCCCGTTCACTGATGCTCATTCCTGAAGGTTTTCAGCTGGGAGCGTACAAGTCGGTATTTCAGGATACTCGCATCTATACGGGATATATGAACACCTTGTTCTATGTTGTGGTGGGTACCGCCATTAATCTGCTCATGACTTCACTGGCTGCATATGGGCTGTCACGCGGTGATCTGATGGGCAGAAAAACGCTGATGAAATTAATTACGTTCACGATGTTCTTCGGTGGGGGTATGATTCCAACTTTTCTGCTGATTCAGAATCTGGGCATGGTGGATACCCGTTTTGCGCTTATTATTCCGGGTGCCATCAGCACGTTTTATTTCCTCATTATGAAAACAAACTTTGAGGGCATTCCGATCAGTCTGATCGAATCGGCGAAGCTTGATGGTGCCAATGACTTTCTGATTTTGTTCCGAATTGTACTGCCTTTGTCAAAGCCAATCCTGGCGGTCATGATGTTGTATTATGCGGTTGACCATTGGAATGATTATGTCGGACCGATGCTCTACCTGCGCAGTCAGGAACTGTATCCGATCCAGATTATTATGCGTGATATTCTGATCAGCAGCAGTACAGAGGCCATGGGCGCGGGCGCTGATACCGGCTTTGCCATTGGGGAGAACATCAAATATGCGACTATTATTATCTCCACACTGCCGATTATGCTGGTATATCCGTTCATCCAACGTTATTTTGTTCAGGGTGCTCTAATCGGCGCTGTGAAACAATAA
- a CDS encoding ABC transporter permease subunit, which yields MLVPVVAYYLIFSYGPMYGLLMAFQESYNPIKGILAGEWVGFDNFTMFFESYYFWRLIKNTLILSFYSIVFGFPAPILLALLLNEVRKKWFRGAVQTISYMPHFISVVVVVGMLKTFSSLDGGLFNVIRDFFDLQPIMFLAEKDMFRPMYILSNIWQGAGWASIIFLAALSGIDPQLYEASKIDGAGRWRQLLHITLPGIMPTIVIMLILRMGAVMNADFQKILLMQTAPTYETSDVISTFVYRSGILEGNYTYSTAIGLFNGVINFALLIIANAISRKLNSTSLW from the coding sequence ATGCTCGTTCCTGTGGTAGCCTACTATCTGATTTTCAGCTATGGGCCAATGTACGGGCTACTGATGGCATTTCAGGAATCCTACAACCCGATCAAAGGAATCTTGGCGGGTGAATGGGTTGGGTTTGACAACTTCACCATGTTTTTTGAAAGTTATTATTTCTGGCGACTGATTAAGAACACACTGATTTTGAGTTTTTACAGTATTGTGTTTGGTTTCCCGGCTCCGATTCTACTAGCACTGTTGCTGAATGAAGTCCGGAAAAAGTGGTTCAGAGGCGCAGTACAGACCATTAGTTATATGCCGCATTTCATCTCGGTTGTCGTTGTGGTTGGAATGTTGAAAACGTTCTCATCTCTGGACGGTGGGTTATTTAACGTCATTCGTGACTTTTTCGATCTGCAGCCAATTATGTTTTTGGCGGAAAAAGATATGTTCCGTCCGATGTACATCCTGTCCAACATATGGCAGGGAGCAGGCTGGGCCTCGATTATCTTTTTGGCAGCACTAAGTGGTATTGATCCACAGCTATATGAGGCTTCCAAAATCGACGGTGCAGGTCGCTGGAGACAGTTGCTACATATTACACTGCCGGGCATCATGCCCACGATAGTGATCATGTTAATTCTGCGTATGGGTGCGGTCATGAATGCAGATTTTCAGAAAATATTGCTGATGCAAACGGCACCGACCTATGAGACATCGGATGTCATATCCACCTTTGTTTATCGATCCGGTATTTTGGAGGGGAACTATACGTATTCAACCGCCATCGGACTATTTAACGGCGTCATTAATTTCGCGCTGCTCATTATCGCAAACGCGATCAGCAGAAAGCTTAACTCAACCAGTCTATGGTAA
- a CDS encoding response regulator, whose protein sequence is MYKVLLVDDEFMISDGISSVVNWSRLGTELIGIAQDGLEALASIERQRPDIIISDIRMPGMDGLQLVEAVAEKYQDISFIMLTGFTEFEYAKTAMQYGVKHYLLKPCSEEHLVQAISELVSEKRELTDQERFVQSIQYNLERVLPHAKEYFLKELVTNRTYGVKEWKYFEELFDVQFQDQRVRLLLVEIEGDHEYLHLFAVKNIAEDIFHNPILSATVGRHVLLIMEDKLSETQLFHNIDEIRATFTRYYHDDLTIALSEPGDLSQARHLYMQTLVYLNYRFYLGEGSLIMERDIYSPGERILPEFEYDPERMVTAIKAGHWQEVGSELNRMFQMLASLRYDISQTKSYLIQMFMEMIRLSGSAEMKRYMDQLPGMIESSTLHSFQQFLLAVAKEITLRRYEQHRSRQSQMVGSVKQLVEKRYRDETLTLQSIAGEIYMNPDYIGKMFKKETGEKFTNYVLSYRIRKALELLDQDGNCTVSSLAEQTGFGANWPYFSKMFKKYTGFSPSEYKKVP, encoded by the coding sequence ATGTACAAGGTTTTGTTGGTCGATGATGAATTTATGATTTCGGACGGGATCTCCAGTGTGGTGAACTGGTCCCGATTAGGAACAGAACTGATTGGCATTGCTCAAGATGGATTGGAAGCGCTTGCTTCAATCGAGCGGCAACGCCCGGATATCATCATCTCGGACATCCGCATGCCGGGAATGGATGGGTTACAGCTGGTTGAAGCTGTGGCAGAGAAGTATCAGGATATCTCATTCATCATGCTCACGGGTTTTACGGAGTTTGAATATGCGAAGACCGCCATGCAGTATGGGGTGAAGCACTACTTGCTCAAGCCCTGCAGTGAAGAGCATCTTGTACAGGCTATTAGTGAATTGGTCAGTGAGAAGCGAGAGTTGACCGATCAGGAGCGTTTTGTGCAGTCGATCCAATATAATCTGGAGCGTGTACTGCCACATGCCAAGGAATATTTTCTGAAAGAATTGGTGACCAACAGAACATATGGGGTCAAGGAATGGAAGTATTTCGAGGAATTATTCGATGTACAGTTTCAGGATCAACGTGTGCGGTTGCTGCTGGTAGAGATCGAGGGGGATCATGAGTATTTGCACTTGTTCGCGGTGAAGAACATTGCCGAGGATATTTTTCACAATCCCATCTTAAGTGCCACGGTTGGAAGGCATGTGCTACTAATTATGGAGGACAAGTTGTCTGAAACGCAGTTGTTCCATAATATCGATGAGATTCGCGCCACATTTACCCGATATTATCATGACGATCTCACGATTGCGCTGAGCGAGCCAGGAGATCTTTCGCAGGCACGCCATTTGTACATGCAGACGCTAGTGTATCTCAATTACCGCTTTTACCTCGGTGAGGGCAGTCTCATTATGGAGCGGGATATTTACTCTCCCGGAGAGCGCATTCTTCCTGAGTTCGAATACGATCCGGAGCGGATGGTTACTGCAATCAAGGCGGGACACTGGCAGGAAGTCGGATCAGAGCTGAACCGGATGTTTCAGATGCTTGCCAGCTTGCGATACGATATATCCCAAACGAAGTCCTATCTTATTCAGATGTTTATGGAGATGATTCGACTCAGCGGCTCTGCCGAGATGAAAAGGTATATGGACCAGTTGCCAGGCATGATTGAATCCAGCACGCTGCATTCTTTTCAACAGTTTTTGCTTGCCGTCGCCAAGGAAATCACGCTGCGTCGCTATGAACAACATCGCTCCAGACAATCGCAGATGGTAGGTAGTGTGAAACAGTTGGTAGAGAAACGCTACAGGGACGAGACACTGACACTCCAGTCCATCGCCGGGGAAATATATATGAATCCAGACTACATCGGCAAAATGTTCAAAAAAGAAACCGGTGAGAAATTTACGAACTATGTGTTAAGCTACCGCATCCGTAAAGCGTTGGAGCTTCTGGATCAGGACGGGAACTGCACTGTATCCTCGCTTGCCGAGCAGACAGGGTTTGGTGCCAACTGGCCGTATTTCAGCAAAATGTTCAAGAAATACACGGGTTTCTCCCCTTCCGAGTATAAAAAAGTACCTTAA